The following are from one region of the Acidobacteriota bacterium genome:
- a CDS encoding TusE/DsrC/DsvC family sulfur relay protein, whose protein sequence is MPELNCDGKTLELNEDGFLVRPEEWDDGVALALARNQEGLETLTDEHWAVVRLIRSHYLEKQLAPMVRLICKTTGLPLRRIYELFPSGPAKGACKVAGLPKPDGCV, encoded by the coding sequence ATGCCTGAACTCAACTGCGACGGAAAGACGCTGGAACTGAACGAGGACGGTTTCCTGGTCCGCCCCGAGGAGTGGGACGACGGGGTGGCGCTGGCGCTGGCCCGAAACCAGGAAGGGCTCGAGACCCTCACCGACGAGCACTGGGCCGTCGTGCGGCTGATCCGGTCCCACTACCTCGAGAAGCAGCTGGCCCCCATGGTGCGGCTGATCTGCAAGACCACGGGGCTGCCCCTGCGCCGCATCTACGAACTCTTCCCGTCGGGTCCCGCCAAGGGGGCCTGCAAGGTCGCCGGCCTCCCCAAGCCCGACGGCTGCGTGTGA
- a CDS encoding (Fe-S)-binding protein yields MSESPSVTPPAPELTREDVKVILQAFFDKLDAGKAAGLNACVHCGLCAESCHYALTHDEIEAVPGWKLDLAGRVFRRHFTLAGRLFPALTGAKTLDPGLVAEWVDSLFGRCTLCGRCSLNCSVGIQIPAIVRAARGALAARGLVPSDLQSTVDLAVNVGNNMGITREEWIETVEWLEEELRGESGDPGARIPFDAEGARVLYTVNPREPKFFPLSLLAAARIFHAAGENWTLSRDYYDVTNYGLFSGDDVAAGTISGHLADTMRRLGAKVLVLGECGHGFAANRWEAPEWLRERYGFEVISFVELLWDYLRDGKIRVDPSRVPQRVTLHDPCNLVRHGGVTEPQREVLRRAVADFVEMTPNRDQNFCCGGGGGQLAMSRFAKRRLKAGKVKADQIARTGAKIVAAPCHNCIDQLMDLNKEYKLGVTVKSLGEIVADALV; encoded by the coding sequence ATGAGCGAATCCCCTTCGGTCACGCCCCCTGCCCCGGAACTCACCCGGGAGGACGTGAAGGTCATCCTTCAGGCCTTCTTCGACAAGCTGGACGCCGGGAAGGCGGCCGGCCTCAACGCCTGCGTCCACTGCGGGCTCTGCGCCGAGAGCTGCCACTACGCCCTGACCCACGACGAGATCGAGGCCGTCCCCGGGTGGAAACTCGACCTGGCGGGGCGGGTCTTCCGCCGCCACTTCACCCTCGCCGGCAGGCTGTTCCCCGCGCTGACCGGCGCGAAGACGCTGGACCCGGGCCTCGTGGCCGAGTGGGTGGACTCCCTCTTCGGGCGGTGCACCCTCTGCGGGCGCTGCTCCCTCAACTGCTCGGTGGGCATCCAGATCCCCGCCATTGTCCGGGCGGCCCGGGGCGCCCTGGCGGCCAGGGGGCTCGTCCCCTCCGACCTGCAGTCCACGGTGGACCTGGCGGTGAACGTGGGCAACAACATGGGGATCACCCGCGAGGAGTGGATCGAGACCGTGGAGTGGCTCGAGGAGGAACTGCGGGGCGAGAGCGGCGACCCCGGGGCCCGGATCCCCTTCGACGCGGAAGGGGCGCGGGTGCTCTACACGGTCAACCCCCGGGAGCCCAAGTTCTTCCCCCTCTCCCTCCTGGCGGCCGCCCGGATCTTCCACGCGGCCGGGGAGAACTGGACCCTCTCCCGGGACTACTACGACGTCACGAACTACGGGCTGTTCAGCGGCGACGACGTGGCCGCCGGGACGATCTCGGGGCACCTGGCGGACACCATGCGGCGGCTGGGGGCGAAGGTCCTGGTCCTGGGCGAGTGCGGGCACGGCTTCGCCGCCAACCGCTGGGAAGCCCCCGAGTGGCTGCGGGAGAGATACGGCTTCGAAGTGATCAGCTTCGTCGAGCTGTTGTGGGACTACCTCCGCGACGGGAAAATCCGGGTGGACCCCTCGCGCGTCCCCCAGCGCGTCACCCTCCACGACCCGTGCAACCTGGTGCGCCACGGCGGCGTGACGGAGCCTCAGCGCGAGGTCCTGCGCCGCGCCGTGGCCGACTTCGTGGAGATGACCCCCAACCGAGACCAGAACTTCTGCTGCGGCGGGGGCGGCGGCCAGCTCGCCATGAGCCGCTTCGCGAAACGCCGCCTGAAGGCCGGGAAGGTCAAGGCCGACCAGATCGCCCGGACCGGCGCGAAGATCGTGGCGGCCCCCTGTCACAACTGCATCGACCAGCTCATGGACCTGAACAAGGAATACAAGCTCGGCGTCACCGTCAAGTCCCTCGGCGAGATCGTCGCCGACGCGCTGGTGTAA
- a CDS encoding aminotransferase class I/II-fold pyridoxal phosphate-dependent enzyme, protein MTDKPRKRWNPQTVIFEKGYNPQWSEGAAIPPVFRTSTFVFKSAEEGKRAFAIAYGMEQPRKGETPSLIYTRVNNPNSEMVEDKISAWDNTEAAALFSSGMGAISGTCLALLRPGDTIAFSDPLYGGTEYLFRKMLPNYNIRAVPFPAGSRREVIEDLVKKDPTVKMIYIESPANPTIVLTDIGAARKVALKYSTPERKIVLAVDNTFMGPIFCCPAAFGADLCIYSATKFIGGHSDLVAGLVLGSKELIGQVKAVRTILGSNSDPDTAWLILRSLGTLQLRMEKQQENAVEVARYLKDHKRVQRVAYPGFPEMGDYQVELFRSQCTGTGSLISFWIEGGEPEAFAILNRLKLMKLAVSLGGIETLIEHPYSMTHADMSDEEKVHAGITPNMIRLSVGLEAPEDLIADLEQAMR, encoded by the coding sequence ATGACTGACAAGCCTCGCAAGCGATGGAACCCGCAGACCGTGATCTTCGAGAAGGGCTACAACCCCCAGTGGTCGGAAGGGGCGGCCATCCCGCCGGTCTTCCGGACCTCCACCTTCGTGTTCAAGTCCGCCGAGGAAGGCAAGCGGGCTTTCGCCATCGCCTACGGGATGGAACAGCCCCGGAAGGGGGAGACCCCCTCCCTCATCTACACCCGGGTGAACAACCCCAACTCCGAGATGGTGGAGGACAAGATTTCGGCATGGGACAACACCGAGGCCGCCGCCCTGTTCTCCTCGGGCATGGGGGCCATCTCCGGCACCTGCCTGGCCCTGCTGCGCCCCGGCGACACCATCGCCTTCTCGGACCCCCTCTACGGCGGCACCGAGTACCTCTTCCGAAAGATGCTCCCCAACTATAACATCCGGGCCGTGCCGTTCCCCGCCGGCAGCCGCCGGGAGGTCATCGAGGACCTCGTGAAAAAAGACCCGACGGTGAAGATGATCTACATCGAGTCGCCGGCGAACCCCACCATCGTGCTGACCGACATCGGCGCCGCCCGCAAGGTGGCTCTCAAGTACAGCACTCCGGAGCGAAAAATCGTGCTGGCGGTGGACAACACGTTCATGGGGCCCATCTTCTGCTGTCCGGCCGCCTTCGGCGCCGACCTGTGCATCTACTCCGCCACCAAGTTCATCGGCGGTCACTCCGACCTGGTGGCCGGCCTGGTGCTGGGGTCGAAGGAATTGATCGGCCAGGTCAAAGCGGTCCGCACCATCCTGGGGTCCAACTCCGACCCCGACACCGCCTGGCTGATCCTCCGCAGCCTGGGCACCCTCCAGCTCCGCATGGAAAAGCAGCAGGAAAACGCCGTGGAAGTGGCCCGTTACCTGAAGGATCACAAACGGGTGCAACGGGTGGCCTACCCCGGTTTCCCCGAGATGGGCGACTACCAGGTGGAGCTGTTCCGGAGCCAGTGCACCGGCACCGGGTCCCTCATCTCCTTCTGGATCGAGGGGGGCGAGCCCGAGGCCTTCGCCATCCTGAACCGGCTGAAGCTCATGAAGCTGGCGGTGAGCCTCGGCGGCATCGAGACCCTCATCGAGCACCCCTATTCCATGACCCACGCCGACATGTCCGACGAGGAGAAGGTCCACGCGGGGATCACCCCCAACATGATCCGCCTCTCGGTGGGCCTCGAAGCCCCCGAGGACCTCATCGCCGACCTCGAGCAAGCCATGCGGTGA
- a CDS encoding YbhB/YbcL family Raf kinase inhibitor-like protein: protein MKRFAVALSSFAILLCAVSCTKDRAGSQGGAPSGSGFSLTSPAFADDSPMPALYSLEGGNKTPPLAWSKVPEGTQSLVLICHDPDAPGGNFTHWLAWDIPPAIGRLEEGQPKTGLMMCGGAQGLNDFGLIGWDGPSPPSGTHRYMFTLIALDTPKLPLDPGKALRSDVDKHLQGHEKGRALLTGTFSK, encoded by the coding sequence ATGAAGCGTTTCGCTGTGGCTCTGTCGTCTTTCGCGATCCTCCTGTGCGCCGTTTCCTGCACGAAGGATCGGGCGGGGAGCCAGGGGGGCGCTCCGTCCGGGTCGGGTTTCTCCCTCACCAGCCCGGCATTCGCCGACGACAGCCCCATGCCGGCCCTCTACTCCCTCGAGGGGGGGAACAAGACCCCGCCCCTGGCCTGGAGCAAGGTCCCCGAGGGGACGCAGTCGCTGGTGCTCATCTGCCACGACCCCGACGCCCCGGGCGGCAACTTCACGCACTGGCTGGCCTGGGACATCCCCCCCGCGATCGGCAGGCTGGAGGAGGGCCAACCGAAGACCGGCCTGATGATGTGCGGCGGCGCCCAGGGGCTCAACGACTTCGGCCTCATCGGCTGGGACGGGCCCTCCCCGCCCTCGGGGACCCACCGCTACATGTTCACCCTGATCGCCCTGGACACGCCCAAACTTCCCCTCGATCCCGGGAAAGCCCTGCGGAGCGACGTCGACAAGCACCTGCAGGGGCATGAGAAGGGCCGGGCCCTCCTGACGGGCACCTTCTCGAAATAG
- a CDS encoding O-antigen ligase family protein, which yields MKLLPAASTRSLRALAEAVLLSTVCLVPVFFNPYSKRCFDPDRSALLRGFAFVAAACLAGYLWARWTSPHPHDPARKGDSLDQAATRGILGAIGFYLFSLTLSTLFSLSPSTSFFGPYDRGGGLLTVLSGMCFFVLIRVFVTTRPQMERVLLAMVAVSVPVAVYAICQRAGFDAVKWSNYFNGRVGSTLGNPIFLGSFILLTFMVTLRQLWLAARDVMSHGWQGGGRVARVSLFGIAALLQLTALLLSGSRGPFLALFAALLVIGILLLLQRGKVRAAVVLVGVPALAAGMMMVGQRALDKVQVPHHVSHLFRLLDAEEGNSRVRLLIWRGLARMAVNWSTLSDAEGNPDRFTRLRPLLGYGPETVQLVFDRYYSPELGRLESRAAMIDRCHNESWEALACRGWVGLLAQLGLFLALFSFGVHQLGLSPTRRHRRRFLLYTIGAGIGGGLLLSLLRGPEYGMLGTSGGLVAGILLYLFLFARRLHPPPHPPVEQDLTVVFLFGGVIGFFVETQFGFSTVTTTLWFWVFSGLLVAAPACFRHTGPEHGAHPPEEETPPDTVWIALTGSVTAFSLFFSLSSIPYPPTGLFRQFIRILSGPAGIILAVTLLWSALAVAATGRGAGGWRRTLRRQFAMLAVFTVPLAFFGMWVAWLQSASTRLPLDPPAARVARAGAVGNVLGVVIAGFAVIVVLVAIRLRSRSSAPPAGHVTDAIPGSLAGGLIAVAVIAAWFAGFQGTTADRFAQEAEFAAGRQSWDLSVAAGMRAHLLAREEPVYAANLGRYYQRKAMAATSPTLADKLAIEAEHYLGLALFHCPWRATYTLTLADLYQWRAAEAVWPGAVQVYADKADRYYLESVRLAPYNPIYRNNRAKLYIRVLQQPERAMVILQGSLQLDPLFGSTHLLLGECFYAIGSEHCVGGERYAVFRRALNHYLLGFQYGNPWEIETPAEARLNMARLCVELGDKAGFTAQNTLALKSAAADEREWITGELLRLERRLARRETFDRDGHPRRPKHSTFRRYAPAAERENLRKTAVPVM from the coding sequence ATGAAGCTCCTCCCCGCCGCGAGCACCCGGAGCCTGCGCGCCCTGGCGGAAGCCGTTCTCCTGAGCACCGTCTGCCTGGTCCCGGTCTTCTTCAACCCTTACTCCAAGCGCTGTTTCGATCCCGACCGGTCCGCGCTGCTCCGCGGGTTCGCCTTCGTGGCGGCCGCCTGCCTCGCGGGTTACCTCTGGGCGAGGTGGACGTCCCCCCACCCCCACGACCCCGCGCGCAAGGGCGACTCCCTCGACCAGGCCGCCACCCGGGGCATCCTCGGGGCGATCGGGTTCTACCTGTTTTCCCTGACCCTGTCCACCCTCTTCTCGCTCTCCCCTTCCACGAGCTTCTTCGGCCCCTACGACCGCGGCGGGGGACTCCTCACGGTGCTGTCGGGGATGTGCTTCTTCGTACTCATCCGGGTCTTCGTGACCACCCGGCCCCAGATGGAACGGGTCCTCCTCGCGATGGTGGCGGTTTCCGTCCCCGTGGCCGTGTACGCCATCTGCCAGCGCGCGGGGTTCGACGCGGTCAAGTGGTCCAACTACTTCAACGGGAGAGTGGGCTCCACCCTTGGAAACCCCATCTTCCTGGGAAGTTTCATCCTCCTGACGTTCATGGTCACGCTGCGGCAGCTCTGGCTGGCGGCCCGGGACGTGATGTCCCACGGCTGGCAGGGCGGCGGGAGGGTCGCCAGGGTGTCCCTCTTCGGCATCGCCGCGCTGCTCCAGTTGACCGCCCTCCTGCTGAGCGGCAGCCGGGGCCCCTTCCTGGCCCTGTTCGCCGCCCTGCTGGTGATCGGGATCCTCCTCCTCCTCCAGCGCGGGAAAGTCCGCGCGGCGGTGGTGCTCGTCGGCGTCCCCGCCCTGGCGGCGGGCATGATGATGGTGGGGCAGCGGGCCCTGGACAAGGTCCAGGTCCCCCACCACGTTTCCCACCTCTTCCGTCTCCTGGATGCCGAGGAGGGGAACAGCCGCGTCCGGTTGCTCATCTGGAGGGGGCTGGCCCGGATGGCGGTGAACTGGAGCACCCTGAGCGACGCCGAGGGGAACCCCGACCGCTTCACCCGGCTGCGGCCGCTGCTGGGTTACGGCCCCGAAACGGTCCAGCTGGTCTTCGACCGGTACTACTCCCCGGAACTGGGCCGGCTGGAGTCCCGGGCGGCCATGATCGACCGCTGCCACAACGAGTCGTGGGAGGCGCTGGCCTGTCGGGGGTGGGTCGGCCTCCTGGCGCAACTCGGCCTGTTCCTCGCCCTTTTCTCCTTCGGGGTGCACCAGCTGGGCCTGAGCCCGACCCGGCGGCACCGTCGGAGGTTCCTGCTCTACACCATCGGGGCCGGGATCGGCGGCGGCCTCCTCCTGAGCCTGCTCCGGGGGCCGGAATACGGGATGCTGGGAACGTCCGGCGGCCTGGTCGCGGGGATCCTGCTTTACCTGTTCCTCTTCGCCCGGCGCCTCCACCCGCCGCCCCACCCCCCGGTCGAGCAGGACCTGACCGTCGTCTTCCTCTTCGGGGGGGTGATCGGCTTTTTCGTCGAGACCCAGTTCGGGTTTTCCACGGTGACCACCACCTTGTGGTTCTGGGTCTTCTCCGGTCTCCTCGTCGCAGCCCCGGCGTGTTTTCGCCACACCGGGCCGGAACACGGCGCACACCCCCCGGAGGAGGAAACGCCGCCCGACACCGTCTGGATCGCCCTCACGGGTTCCGTGACGGCCTTCTCCCTGTTCTTCAGCCTGTCGTCCATCCCCTACCCGCCGACCGGCCTTTTCCGCCAGTTCATCCGCATCCTGTCCGGCCCTGCCGGCATCATCCTGGCCGTGACCCTGCTCTGGTCGGCCCTGGCCGTGGCCGCCACCGGCCGCGGCGCCGGGGGGTGGCGCCGCACCCTGCGTCGTCAATTCGCGATGCTGGCCGTGTTCACCGTGCCGTTGGCCTTTTTCGGGATGTGGGTGGCCTGGCTGCAGTCCGCCAGCACGCGGCTCCCCCTGGATCCTCCGGCAGCCCGCGTGGCGCGGGCTGGGGCCGTTGGGAACGTCCTGGGGGTCGTCATCGCCGGTTTCGCCGTGATCGTCGTCCTGGTGGCCATCCGGCTCAGGTCCCGAAGCTCGGCGCCCCCCGCCGGCCACGTCACGGACGCGATCCCCGGGTCCCTGGCGGGCGGGTTGATCGCGGTGGCGGTCATTGCGGCCTGGTTCGCCGGCTTCCAGGGGACCACCGCGGACCGGTTCGCCCAGGAGGCGGAATTCGCCGCCGGTCGGCAGTCCTGGGACCTCTCCGTCGCCGCGGGGATGCGGGCGCACCTCCTCGCCCGCGAGGAGCCGGTCTACGCGGCCAACCTCGGCCGGTATTACCAACGCAAGGCCATGGCCGCCACGTCCCCGACCCTGGCGGACAAACTGGCCATCGAGGCGGAGCACTACCTCGGCCTCGCGCTCTTCCACTGCCCCTGGCGGGCGACCTACACCCTGACCCTGGCCGATCTCTACCAGTGGCGGGCCGCGGAGGCGGTCTGGCCGGGTGCGGTGCAGGTCTACGCCGACAAGGCGGACCGGTACTACCTGGAGTCGGTCCGCCTGGCCCCCTACAACCCCATCTACCGCAACAACCGGGCAAAACTCTACATCCGGGTCCTCCAGCAACCCGAGCGCGCGATGGTCATCCTCCAGGGCTCCCTGCAGCTCGACCCCCTCTTCGGGAGCACCCACCTCCTGCTGGGAGAGTGTTTCTATGCCATCGGCAGCGAGCATTGCGTCGGCGGGGAGCGGTACGCCGTCTTCCGCCGGGCGCTCAACCACTATCTCCTCGGTTTCCAGTACGGCAACCCCTGGGAGATCGAGACGCCCGCCGAGGCGAGGCTGAACATGGCCCGTCTCTGCGTGGAGCTGGGGGACAAGGCCGGCTTCACCGCCCAGAACACGCTGGCCCTCAAGAGCGCTGCCGCCGACGAACGGGAGTGGATCACCGGGGAACTGCTCCGCCTCGAGCGACGCCTGGCCCGCCGGGAGACTTTCGACCGGGACGGGCATCCCCGGCGGCCGAAACACTCCACCTTCCGACGCTACGCCCCCGCCGCGGAGCGCGAGAACCTTCGCAAGACCGCGGTGCCCGTGATGTGA
- a CDS encoding FAD-binding oxidoreductase codes for MNAPLSDPDILEAYNSDALGYRGSPEGLYRPADEAEVAEILRDGAASGRKVTPTALRSSTTGGCVCHEGFLLSTEKLSGVVDIRPGPLTAVARPGVNLGEFKRTLEENGLFFPPDPTSENDCTLGGAVATNASGARTLKYGATRKWVRRIRAVLADGRALELRAASVDKNAAGYFGFQDPLQLFIGSEGTLGVITEVEVQCLPPPADYLAVFAFFPGEADTLRAVTAIRDARWPVRCLEYFDLACLNLLRREKAAALPAHPGGMLFFEEEVAEGGAETALEAWLERLEGLGAVVDDTVVGDTRARKQQMRDFRHAIPSGLNEQGIRYRDRGGRKLSTDWAVDYRLLPDVVPAVRGMCAAEGLGEVFCFGHLGNGHPHFNLLAPDETALRAARRAVHAMCRHVCGLGGTISAEHGIGKTKKEFLAYMYPPVVLEWMRAFKRAADPRGVLAPGNLFD; via the coding sequence GTGAACGCCCCCCTCTCCGACCCGGACATCCTCGAAGCCTACAATTCCGACGCCCTGGGCTACCGGGGGTCGCCCGAGGGGCTCTACCGCCCCGCGGACGAGGCGGAGGTCGCCGAGATCCTCAGAGACGGCGCCGCGTCCGGCCGGAAGGTGACGCCGACCGCCCTGCGATCCTCCACCACGGGCGGGTGCGTCTGCCACGAGGGCTTCCTGCTCTCCACGGAAAAGCTGTCGGGGGTGGTGGACATCCGCCCCGGCCCGTTGACCGCCGTCGCCCGGCCCGGGGTGAATCTCGGCGAATTCAAGCGGACGCTCGAGGAGAACGGTTTGTTCTTTCCCCCCGACCCCACCAGCGAGAACGACTGCACCCTGGGCGGGGCCGTGGCCACCAACGCTTCCGGGGCGAGGACCCTCAAGTACGGCGCGACGCGGAAATGGGTCCGGCGGATCCGGGCGGTCCTGGCGGACGGGCGGGCCCTGGAACTTCGCGCGGCGTCCGTGGACAAGAACGCCGCGGGGTACTTCGGTTTCCAGGACCCGCTGCAGCTCTTCATCGGCTCCGAGGGGACGCTGGGCGTCATCACGGAGGTGGAGGTGCAGTGTCTTCCCCCCCCCGCGGATTACCTCGCCGTCTTCGCTTTTTTCCCGGGCGAGGCGGACACCCTGCGCGCCGTGACCGCCATCCGCGACGCCCGTTGGCCGGTCCGCTGCCTGGAGTACTTCGACCTTGCCTGTCTGAACCTGCTGCGCCGTGAAAAGGCCGCCGCACTGCCCGCCCACCCGGGCGGCATGCTGTTCTTCGAGGAGGAGGTCGCCGAAGGCGGGGCCGAGACGGCCCTCGAGGCCTGGCTGGAGAGGCTCGAGGGCCTCGGGGCCGTCGTCGACGACACCGTCGTGGGCGACACCCGCGCGCGGAAGCAGCAGATGCGGGACTTTCGCCACGCCATCCCGTCCGGTCTCAACGAGCAGGGGATTCGCTACCGGGACCGGGGCGGGCGGAAGCTCTCGACCGACTGGGCGGTGGATTACCGCCTGCTCCCGGACGTCGTCCCGGCCGTGCGGGGCATGTGCGCCGCGGAGGGCCTGGGCGAGGTCTTCTGCTTCGGCCACCTCGGGAACGGGCACCCCCACTTCAACCTTCTCGCCCCCGACGAAACCGCCCTCCGTGCGGCCCGAAGGGCCGTCCACGCCATGTGCCGGCACGTGTGCGGCCTGGGGGGAACGATCAGTGCCGAGCATGGCATCGGGAAAACCAAGAAGGAATTCCTGGCCTACATGTATCCCCCCGTCGTCCTGGAATGGATGCGCGCCTTCAAGCGGGCGGCGGACCCGCGGGGCGTTCTCGCGCCGGGAAACCTGTTCGACTGA
- a CDS encoding PilZ domain-containing protein — translation MDFDNSQRKEDRRRAVRVPLKVALEIEGVDFAGNPFKETATTVDVSLTGACICTTARVAPGAILKVSGVKFRFSAIVSVRGVWMDESDGIQKMGVMFLERDDNWVVK, via the coding sequence ATGGACTTCGACAACAGCCAGCGGAAGGAAGACCGGCGGCGCGCCGTGAGGGTGCCGCTCAAGGTCGCCCTGGAAATCGAGGGGGTGGACTTCGCGGGCAACCCGTTCAAGGAGACGGCCACGACCGTGGACGTCAGCCTCACCGGAGCCTGTATCTGCACCACCGCCCGGGTGGCCCCCGGCGCCATCCTCAAGGTCAGCGGCGTCAAGTTCCGTTTCAGCGCCATCGTTTCCGTCCGCGGCGTCTGGATGGACGAGTCGGACGGCATCCAGAAGATGGGCGTGATGTTCCTCGAACGCGACGACAACTGGGTCGTCAAGTGA
- a CDS encoding O-acetylhomoserine aminocarboxypropyltransferase/cysteine synthase, producing MNKQSDVIVTEKMQHYIDTNNAYLEKRRRYIQDVVKKWRFDTIAVHGVYSVEEAIEDYQGAIIEPVFMSTSQAYRDSAEMAAALAYLIPTWCYSRIANPSTYYYEWTLALLEGYGFEGETSACSTSSGMAAIMTAVQPFVVHTKHHVNEPRNFLATAQCYGGTFQQFNVRLMEERDVECRWVVDPTNLDEWASKIDENTRFLYGELPSNPALGFFDIQAVADLAHSHNIPLIVDSTVATPALIRPICHGADIVVQSTTKSIACSGFGISGAMIARKGLVSNIPNDQLKADFALYTKYLPNRDYGPNLHPLQAVLTLNDLRTLRKRMDFLSRNTLKVAEWLEKHPAVESVQYLGLKNHPLHELASRYMWLVDAEHDEEYGKPVNRYGHLMSFCVKGGQEETWKVFDGLKRIWRATDLGRIKSVATIPAISTHQQQGEEGRKLAHIPGNLIRLCVGAEHPDDIIADLDQALNAAGRK from the coding sequence ATGAACAAGCAGAGCGACGTGATCGTGACCGAGAAAATGCAGCACTACATCGACACCAACAATGCCTACCTCGAGAAGCGCCGGCGTTACATCCAGGACGTGGTCAAGAAGTGGCGCTTCGACACCATCGCCGTCCACGGCGTCTACTCGGTGGAAGAGGCCATCGAGGACTACCAGGGCGCCATCATCGAGCCCGTGTTCATGAGCACCTCCCAGGCCTACCGTGACTCCGCCGAGATGGCGGCCGCCCTGGCCTACCTGATCCCCACCTGGTGCTACTCCCGCATCGCCAACCCGTCCACCTACTACTACGAGTGGACCCTGGCCCTCCTGGAGGGGTACGGCTTCGAGGGCGAGACCTCGGCCTGCTCCACCTCCTCGGGGATGGCTGCCATCATGACGGCGGTGCAGCCCTTCGTGGTGCACACCAAGCACCACGTCAACGAGCCCCGGAACTTCCTCGCCACCGCCCAGTGCTACGGGGGGACGTTCCAGCAGTTCAACGTCCGCCTGATGGAGGAACGCGACGTCGAGTGCCGCTGGGTGGTCGACCCCACCAACCTGGACGAGTGGGCCAGCAAGATCGACGAAAACACCCGCTTCCTCTACGGCGAACTGCCCAGCAACCCGGCCCTGGGGTTCTTCGACATCCAGGCGGTGGCCGACCTGGCCCACAGCCACAACATCCCGCTGATCGTGGACAGCACCGTGGCCACGCCGGCCCTGATCCGGCCCATCTGCCACGGGGCGGACATCGTGGTGCAGTCCACCACCAAGAGCATCGCCTGCAGCGGGTTCGGCATCTCCGGCGCCATGATCGCCCGCAAGGGCCTCGTCAGCAACATTCCCAACGATCAACTGAAAGCGGACTTCGCCCTTTACACCAAGTACCTCCCCAACCGGGACTACGGCCCGAATCTCCACCCCCTCCAGGCCGTCCTCACGCTCAACGACCTGCGGACACTGCGGAAACGGATGGATTTCCTGAGCCGGAACACCCTCAAGGTCGCCGAGTGGCTCGAGAAGCACCCCGCGGTGGAGAGCGTGCAGTACCTGGGCCTGAAAAACCACCCGCTCCACGAACTGGCGAGCCGCTACATGTGGCTCGTGGACGCGGAGCACGACGAGGAGTACGGCAAGCCGGTGAACCGGTACGGCCACCTGATGTCCTTCTGCGTCAAGGGCGGGCAGGAGGAGACCTGGAAGGTCTTCGACGGTTTGAAACGGATCTGGCGGGCCACGGACCTGGGGCGCATCAAGAGCGTCGCCACCATCCCGGCCATCTCCACGCACCAGCAGCAGGGGGAGGAGGGCCGAAAGCTGGCCCACATCCCCGGCAACCTGATCCGGTTGTGCGTGGGTGCGGAACACCCCGACGACATCATCGCCGATCTCGACCAGGCGCTCAACGCCGCCGGGAGGAAATGA
- a CDS encoding homoserine dehydrogenase, with translation MKRLLFVGFGTVGQGLAELLLEKREELERDFGLAWRCVGIADLLKGSVYHRDGIDLAKALETVKGGGDLKDWPEAWSGDALSLIGEVSADVLLEASYTDIKTAEPATSHIRAAMQRGMDVVTTNKGPLALHYPELQALAVDRDVQFLFEGTVMSGTPSLNLIRECLAGSGIEEIRGILNGTTNYILTRMEEGLSYEDALKKAQELGYAEAVPDADVLGWDALAKVTILANVVFGADKKPFDYPCEGITGITAEAIAKAKEEGKRFKLIGRVWTEDGEVKASVSPQEIPLSHPLASVMNATNAITIRSRAMGDVTIVGAGAGRTETGFSMLTDLIHIARWR, from the coding sequence ATGAAAAGACTGCTGTTTGTCGGGTTCGGAACCGTCGGCCAGGGCCTGGCCGAACTGCTCCTGGAAAAACGGGAGGAACTGGAGAGGGATTTCGGCCTCGCGTGGCGATGCGTCGGCATCGCGGACCTGCTCAAGGGCTCGGTGTACCACCGGGACGGCATCGACCTCGCCAAGGCGCTGGAGACCGTGAAAGGCGGGGGCGACCTCAAGGACTGGCCGGAGGCCTGGAGCGGCGACGCCCTCTCCCTCATCGGCGAGGTCAGCGCGGACGTGCTCCTGGAGGCTTCCTACACGGACATCAAGACCGCCGAGCCCGCCACCTCCCACATCCGCGCGGCCATGCAGCGGGGGATGGACGTGGTGACCACCAACAAGGGCCCCCTGGCGCTCCACTACCCGGAACTCCAGGCGCTGGCCGTCGATCGGGACGTCCAGTTCCTCTTCGAGGGGACCGTGATGAGCGGGACGCCCTCCCTGAACCTGATCCGCGAGTGCCTGGCGGGGAGCGGGATCGAGGAGATCCGCGGCATCCTCAACGGCACCACAAACTACATCCTCACCCGGATGGAGGAGGGGCTCTCTTACGAAGACGCCCTGAAGAAGGCCCAGGAACTGGGGTACGCCGAGGCCGTCCCCGACGCCGACGTCCTGGGCTGGGACGCCCTGGCCAAGGTCACCATCCTGGCCAACGTGGTCTTCGGCGCCGACAAGAAGCCCTTCGACTACCCCTGCGAGGGGATCACCGGGATCACGGCGGAGGCCATCGCGAAGGCAAAGGAGGAAGGGAAGCGGTTCAAGCTCATCGGGCGGGTCTGGACGGAGGACGGCGAGGTGAAGGCCTCGGTGTCGCCCCAGGAGATCCCCCTGAGCCACCCGCTGGCCAGCGTGATGAACGCCACCAACGCCATCACCATCCGCTCGAGGGCCATGGGGGACGTGACCATCGTCGGCGCCGGCGCCGGCCGGACGGAGACGGGCTTCTCCATGCTGACGGACCTCATCCACATCGCCCGATGGCGTTGA